In Sphingobacterium sp. PCS056, the following proteins share a genomic window:
- a CDS encoding YdcF family protein: MKIWLLALGMFLSNVSWGQEFHSDRSPQDWVIAKNYYATSILIQDSILTGELLSLPEVQNLLKQRHSRYLNNTTCADVACFLDAFKWKQQEIDLLVNIFVANTKRQTGQSFRKRLMDSQTYGLSQGKQADEYLARALRQDLEAMNYVIDVYAGAKKPNYPRIDSISFNIASKSYLYLLKDVAQDVLKDVRQPNLAFYESLWTAVRLLEVNERWDAAQLEPLMEQENKKAYEAIRKTDFTRYPYSLLLTLGAGPDQYDQPISPGGMLRSRMAARSYFDGLAPFIVVSGGRVHPYKTPYIEALEMKRYLMQVLGVPEEAILIDPHARHTTTNLRNTARILLTYGFPADKFAIVNSSVPHIDAVQNMADRCIRELGYVPYELGKRISDVIVEFKPRIESLTIDPDEPLDP, encoded by the coding sequence ATGAAAATATGGCTTCTCGCCCTGGGTATGTTCCTTTCGAATGTATCCTGGGGCCAGGAGTTTCATAGCGATAGAAGCCCACAAGATTGGGTGATCGCCAAAAACTATTATGCCACCTCTATTCTAATTCAAGATAGCATACTGACTGGAGAATTACTATCTCTGCCTGAAGTTCAAAATCTGCTGAAACAAAGGCATAGCCGCTACCTCAATAATACTACATGTGCAGACGTTGCCTGTTTTCTCGATGCTTTCAAATGGAAGCAACAGGAGATTGATCTCTTGGTGAATATCTTTGTTGCTAACACCAAAAGGCAGACAGGGCAGTCATTCCGTAAGCGGTTGATGGATTCTCAGACCTATGGGCTGTCACAGGGAAAGCAAGCAGATGAATATCTTGCTCGCGCCTTGCGACAAGATCTAGAAGCAATGAACTACGTGATCGATGTCTATGCTGGAGCTAAGAAGCCCAACTATCCGCGCATCGATTCGATTTCTTTTAATATTGCCAGCAAATCTTATCTGTACCTGCTCAAAGACGTGGCACAAGACGTCCTCAAAGACGTGCGGCAACCTAATCTGGCTTTTTACGAATCTCTTTGGACAGCCGTTAGGTTATTGGAAGTAAACGAAAGATGGGATGCCGCACAATTGGAACCTTTGATGGAGCAGGAAAACAAGAAGGCATATGAAGCGATCCGTAAAACAGATTTTACCCGTTATCCTTACAGTCTTCTCTTAACTTTGGGAGCCGGTCCAGATCAATACGATCAGCCTATCAGCCCAGGAGGTATGTTGCGTTCCAGAATGGCGGCACGCAGTTACTTTGACGGGCTGGCACCCTTTATTGTGGTTTCTGGAGGCCGTGTGCATCCCTATAAGACACCTTATATTGAAGCGCTTGAGATGAAAAGATACCTGATGCAGGTACTGGGAGTACCCGAAGAAGCGATCTTGATCGATCCACATGCCCGACATACCACCACCAATCTCCGTAATACTGCTCGTATCTTATTGACTTATGGATTTCCTGCAGATAAATTTGCTATCGTCAACAGCAGTGTGCCGCATATCGATGCCGTTCAGAATATGGCCGATCGTTGTATACGAGAATTAGGTTATGTACCTTATGAATTGGGTAAACGCATCAGTGATGTTATCGTGGAGTTTAAACCTCGTATAGAATCCCTGACCATAGATCCAGATGAACCGTTAGATCCGTAG
- a CDS encoding RagB/SusD family nutrient uptake outer membrane protein codes for MKKRYLLPFVLLALSSCDKGFLNQENPNEVSVGAYFKSENDVLLAVNGLYQALRSGSTIGESSALYSEERSDNTGRDDNQSNAGEPFQFNDFSILPSNFYIKTHWSAMYDGIARCNTLLSNIDRVTFADNAVKERYIAETKFVRGLLYFHMVRKFGDIPLSTVEITTKEQAAEIAYRQKEATVYQQIVTDLTDALNSNLPNVQWQYAVGRTSKAAINAILGQVYLTMGATLAGDKQVNFQKAEQYLAASYGMRTFGKLTEIPYSEVFDVNKKSTCKELVLQVQYLQGDQNYSSSIARNNQARGEDINSKFVSTGIGGNVKHDLVKDYEEQDLRKSFSIKFAEHAQVKDWFITKFRDNSEAAGTEGRGGNDWILIRYADVMLLLAEVKMHLGKDAEAIALLDEVRLRAGLPSYAVSRTNASYAAKYPTLKDAILHERRVELAFENHRWFDLIRNYDANGLVDYFKKKSQADYGNAKLSNITIKDRYYPIPFDEYKLNPEKMYQNTGY; via the coding sequence ATGAAAAAAAGATATTTATTACCCTTCGTTCTTCTAGCACTATCCTCTTGTGACAAAGGATTTTTGAATCAGGAAAATCCCAATGAGGTATCAGTCGGCGCATATTTCAAGTCAGAAAACGACGTTTTATTAGCTGTGAATGGTTTATACCAAGCATTGCGCTCAGGAAGCACTATCGGCGAGTCCAGTGCGCTTTATAGCGAAGAGCGTTCGGACAATACCGGCCGCGATGATAACCAGTCCAATGCAGGTGAACCCTTCCAGTTTAATGATTTTTCGATATTACCGAGTAATTTCTATATCAAGACACACTGGTCAGCGATGTACGATGGCATTGCACGCTGCAATACGCTATTGTCCAATATCGACCGCGTAACATTTGCAGACAATGCAGTCAAGGAACGTTACATTGCTGAGACCAAGTTTGTGAGGGGACTCTTATATTTCCATATGGTACGCAAATTTGGTGATATTCCGTTGTCAACAGTCGAGATCACGACCAAAGAGCAAGCTGCCGAAATTGCCTATAGACAGAAAGAGGCTACTGTTTACCAGCAGATCGTAACTGATCTGACTGATGCCCTGAACAGCAACCTGCCCAATGTGCAGTGGCAGTATGCTGTGGGTCGTACCTCCAAAGCAGCCATCAATGCTATTTTAGGGCAAGTCTACCTGACAATGGGTGCCACTTTAGCCGGCGATAAACAAGTTAATTTTCAAAAAGCAGAGCAATATTTAGCAGCATCATACGGAATGCGTACGTTCGGAAAGCTTACCGAGATCCCTTATTCAGAAGTTTTTGATGTTAACAAAAAAAGTACCTGTAAAGAATTAGTGCTGCAAGTTCAGTATCTGCAAGGTGATCAAAACTACAGCTCAAGTATTGCGCGTAATAATCAGGCAAGAGGAGAAGATATCAATTCAAAATTTGTATCAACAGGTATTGGAGGCAATGTGAAGCATGATCTGGTAAAAGATTATGAAGAGCAAGATCTGCGCAAAAGCTTTTCGATCAAGTTTGCCGAACATGCACAAGTTAAAGACTGGTTTATCACCAAATTCAGAGACAACAGTGAAGCCGCAGGAACCGAGGGAAGAGGAGGAAATGACTGGATACTGATCCGTTATGCCGACGTAATGTTACTCCTTGCAGAAGTGAAGATGCATTTAGGTAAAGATGCAGAAGCCATTGCTTTACTCGATGAAGTTAGACTTCGGGCAGGCTTACCATCATATGCAGTTTCAAGGACTAATGCCAGTTACGCAGCCAAATACCCGACATTGAAAGATGCTATTTTGCATGAGCGCCGTGTAGAACTAGCCTTTGAAAACCACAGATGGTTTGACCTCATCCGCAATTATGATGCAAATGGACTGGTCGATTATTTTAAAAAGAAGAGTCAGGCCGACTATGGCAATGCCAAATTATCCAATATTACGATTAAGGATCGCTATTATCCGATACCATTTGACGAGTATAAGTTAAATCCTGAAAAAATGTATCAAAATACAGGATATTAA
- a CDS encoding SusC/RagA family TonB-linked outer membrane protein, which translates to MYFKSSRLLWLLLPLTCHSLPTEASNLRIALLKSELNIQQQLSGTVLDADGQPISGATVRNLRTQQDYQTDQNGKFVLEGKVGDTISIRFIGYATAQYTVTTLSGFQIKLVSEGQQLEEVMVSIGYQKIRKSDVTGAIASVKAEELNLTSPKLSQALVGKVAGVQIMQTSGAPYEGTKIKVRGMGSINAGSDPLYVIDGYPSGNNLNINPNDIETIDILKDAASAAIYGSRAAGGVVLITTKRGKEGRSQVDYEVLGGFGQLSKKIDLLNSAEFIDLLIDGRNNAYKDLVTGKGLTWNDNMRLDSNADRVARVSNAGSVSIPEEYYDFSTGLAKKAKYDTDWQDALYRNAPFQRHNVSAYGGNDKNRYFLSTSYQDQQGIMLGTGQQVFNFRANTDAKVSKRLTVGANVSFTYNDNNEVTTGRYDRSPSMAALIYLPTLPVYNEDGSYAKFLMADLSANNYGVQNPENPLAYVTEIKNNRRGKRGLYNAFADFSILEGLNLKVNGGLSTYDEKHDYYRPTSISNGNNAPYSNSAKAAAYADATTRSEIDKLVETTLNYNKTFADKHQVTALLGYSAQRTDVDYMSVRANGFQNDAIDEITNKGADPSNFQLLGAYKRITTLQSYFSRVNYSYASKYFLSASFRTDGSSRFGPNTKWGTFPSVSAGWTISKEDFYDAWLGEGSTAKLRASWGKSGNNNIGEYNAITTYNSPTGVIIGNKVETALAPGDLRDPKLGWETTSQYNAGLDLGLLRGRLNIMTNIYLSRSSNMLFNQPITAVSGATTILTNLPNSKVENKGFDLQVDAALVRKKDFNLGISGNINVNRNKVLDLGGGSTIMTNGAERSYITHITQEGSPIGMFYGFKVLGVATEENYKSVAPSAGSTNPMQPGDLYFEDVDGNGIVNDEDKRIIGSPHPDFTYGFAINTRYKNFDLRASFNGSQGNKVLDGYDYYLYNMEGSGNQYADVAQRYRSASNPGNGEVYRASRGGTQSNSTRLSTFYLQDGSFLRMTNIILGYSLPTATANKLSLSGIRISASVDNPFTISKYKGYNPEPDYNQRGNLTPGVDYGLYPLVRSFNLGLKVTF; encoded by the coding sequence ATGTACTTTAAATCATCTAGACTATTGTGGCTGTTATTACCACTTACATGCCACTCTCTACCTACAGAAGCAAGCAATTTAAGAATAGCCTTGTTGAAAAGCGAACTGAATATTCAACAGCAGCTATCCGGAACTGTGCTCGATGCAGATGGTCAGCCCATTAGCGGAGCTACCGTCCGTAATCTACGCACCCAACAAGATTATCAGACCGACCAGAACGGTAAATTTGTGCTGGAAGGAAAAGTAGGAGACACCATTTCTATACGGTTTATTGGCTACGCCACAGCGCAGTATACCGTTACTACTTTAAGTGGATTTCAGATCAAATTGGTTTCAGAAGGCCAGCAGCTCGAGGAGGTCATGGTATCCATTGGTTACCAAAAAATCCGTAAATCTGATGTAACAGGAGCGATTGCAAGTGTAAAAGCTGAAGAGCTCAACCTGACATCGCCTAAACTTTCACAAGCCTTAGTGGGCAAAGTAGCCGGTGTACAAATCATGCAAACAAGCGGAGCACCGTATGAGGGAACCAAAATTAAGGTGCGCGGTATGGGCTCTATCAATGCAGGTTCAGATCCGCTATATGTTATTGATGGCTATCCGTCGGGCAATAACTTGAATATCAATCCTAATGATATCGAGACCATCGATATCCTCAAAGATGCTGCTTCTGCCGCGATCTATGGTTCCAGAGCGGCAGGAGGTGTGGTCCTTATTACGACCAAACGCGGTAAAGAGGGGCGTAGTCAAGTAGATTACGAAGTATTAGGTGGTTTTGGGCAGCTATCAAAAAAGATAGATCTATTAAATTCAGCCGAATTTATCGACTTGTTGATCGATGGTCGTAATAATGCTTACAAAGATTTGGTCACTGGTAAAGGATTGACCTGGAATGATAATATGCGCTTAGACAGCAATGCCGATCGTGTCGCCCGTGTCAGTAACGCCGGTTCGGTTTCAATTCCAGAAGAATATTACGATTTTTCGACAGGTCTGGCTAAGAAAGCAAAATATGATACGGATTGGCAGGATGCTTTGTATCGCAATGCACCTTTTCAACGCCACAACGTATCTGCATATGGTGGGAATGATAAAAATAGATATTTTTTAAGTACTTCCTATCAAGATCAGCAAGGTATTATGTTGGGTACAGGGCAACAGGTTTTTAACTTCAGAGCCAATACCGATGCCAAGGTGAGCAAAAGGCTTACTGTCGGTGCCAATGTCTCTTTCACCTACAACGATAACAACGAAGTGACTACAGGCCGTTATGATAGGAGTCCTTCTATGGCCGCATTAATTTATTTACCTACACTACCTGTCTATAATGAAGATGGTAGCTACGCTAAATTTTTAATGGCCGATTTGTCGGCCAATAACTATGGCGTCCAAAATCCGGAAAACCCCTTGGCCTACGTCACTGAGATCAAAAATAATAGACGCGGAAAACGCGGGTTATATAATGCATTTGCCGATTTCTCCATCTTAGAAGGTTTGAACCTAAAGGTAAACGGTGGCTTGTCAACTTACGACGAGAAGCACGATTATTATCGACCTACCAGTATTTCAAATGGCAATAATGCACCCTATTCTAATTCTGCAAAAGCCGCCGCTTATGCCGATGCTACTACCCGTAGTGAGATCGACAAGCTAGTCGAGACCACGTTAAATTATAATAAGACATTTGCGGATAAGCATCAAGTAACGGCTTTATTAGGCTATTCGGCACAAAGGACAGATGTCGACTATATGTCTGTTCGCGCCAATGGATTTCAGAATGATGCGATCGATGAGATCACTAACAAAGGGGCAGATCCATCAAATTTTCAGCTACTAGGCGCTTACAAAAGAATTACAACACTGCAGTCGTATTTTAGCCGCGTTAATTACAGCTATGCATCCAAATATTTTCTATCCGCTTCATTTCGTACAGACGGATCATCTCGGTTTGGGCCTAACACCAAATGGGGAACATTTCCTTCCGTTTCTGCCGGTTGGACCATCTCCAAAGAAGATTTTTATGATGCATGGTTAGGAGAGGGATCAACGGCGAAACTAAGAGCAAGTTGGGGAAAAAGTGGAAACAACAATATTGGTGAATATAATGCCATCACCACCTACAATTCACCCACAGGTGTGATCATTGGCAATAAAGTAGAAACCGCCCTTGCGCCAGGAGATTTACGTGACCCGAAATTGGGTTGGGAAACCACCTCACAATACAATGCTGGATTGGATTTAGGACTTCTCCGAGGTCGCTTGAATATCATGACCAATATTTATTTGAGCCGTTCGTCCAATATGTTGTTCAACCAGCCGATCACCGCAGTATCCGGAGCGACTACGATCTTGACCAATCTGCCCAATAGTAAAGTTGAAAACAAAGGATTTGATCTTCAAGTCGATGCTGCCTTAGTGCGTAAAAAAGACTTTAATTTAGGGATCAGTGGCAATATCAATGTCAACCGTAATAAAGTACTGGATCTTGGTGGAGGATCTACCATTATGACCAATGGGGCGGAGCGTTCATACATCACACATATTACCCAAGAGGGCAGTCCAATCGGTATGTTCTACGGTTTCAAAGTATTGGGAGTAGCGACCGAAGAAAACTATAAAAGTGTTGCACCATCTGCAGGTTCAACCAATCCAATGCAACCCGGCGATCTTTATTTTGAAGATGTAGATGGCAACGGTATAGTAAATGATGAAGACAAACGTATTATCGGTAGTCCGCATCCTGATTTCACCTATGGTTTTGCGATCAATACACGATATAAAAACTTTGACTTGAGAGCTTCATTCAATGGATCGCAAGGAAATAAAGTATTGGATGGTTATGATTACTACCTGTATAATATGGAAGGCTCGGGCAATCAATATGCAGATGTGGCGCAACGCTATAGATCGGCCTCAAATCCGGGCAACGGCGAAGTATACCGTGCCTCACGTGGCGGAACCCAGAGCAACAGCACACGTTTGTCTACTTTTTACCTACAAGATGGTTCCTTCCTTAGGATGACCAATATCATCTTGGGTTACAGCTTACCAACTGCAACTGCCAATAAGTTATCTCTTTCAGGAATAAGGATATCCGCAAGTGTAGACAATCCATTTACCATTAGCAAATACAAAGGTTACAATCCAGAGCCCGACTATAACCAGCGCGGTAATCTGACTCCCGGGGTAGATTACGGTTTATATCCTTTGGTGCGTTCATTCAATCTTGGATTAAAAGTTACATTCTAA
- a CDS encoding aminotransferase class IV, whose translation MQTPYVIFNGKLISENEAQLAISDLAIVRGYGIFDFFKTVNGLPIFLEDNLDRFYQSAYLMDLPVNYAREAIKTCIDTLIQANNMPDSGIKLLLTGGYSPDGYSIAEPNFIISQQPLKRNVILEEKGLKLLPFTYHRPFSQVKSIDYVMGIQALKVAKSKGADDVVYMQNGFISECPRANFFLISHEGKLLTAAEDVLQGITRKKIIDLAKNIMEVEVRDISISDLENAAEAFISSTTKNITPVTSLLGYQDFAPQAGPFTKQLQELLQDLIYKQ comes from the coding sequence ATGCAAACTCCCTATGTTATTTTTAACGGAAAACTCATTTCGGAAAATGAAGCTCAACTCGCCATCAGTGATCTAGCTATCGTTCGCGGATACGGTATCTTTGATTTTTTCAAAACGGTAAATGGACTCCCTATATTTTTGGAAGATAATCTGGATCGTTTTTATCAATCTGCATATCTCATGGATCTTCCTGTTAATTATGCTCGGGAGGCAATCAAAACATGCATAGACACGTTGATACAAGCCAACAATATGCCGGACTCTGGGATTAAGCTGCTATTGACTGGTGGCTATAGTCCCGATGGCTACAGCATAGCAGAACCCAACTTCATTATCAGCCAACAACCATTAAAAAGAAATGTCATTTTGGAAGAGAAAGGATTAAAGCTACTTCCTTTTACCTATCATCGTCCCTTTAGTCAGGTCAAATCCATCGACTATGTCATGGGGATACAAGCTTTAAAAGTAGCAAAATCAAAAGGTGCTGACGATGTGGTCTATATGCAAAATGGCTTTATATCAGAATGTCCTCGTGCCAATTTCTTTTTGATCAGTCATGAGGGTAAGTTATTGACCGCAGCGGAAGATGTTCTTCAAGGTATTACGCGCAAGAAAATCATTGATCTAGCAAAAAATATCATGGAGGTAGAAGTACGAGATATTAGCATCTCCGATCTGGAAAATGCGGCGGAAGCTTTTATAAGTTCGACCACTAAAAATATTACTCCCGTCACGTCGCTATTGGGATATCAAGATTTTGCTCCACAAGCTGGACCTTTCACCAAACAGTTGCAAGAGCTTTTACAAGATTTGATTTATAAACAATAA
- a CDS encoding PLP-dependent aminotransferase family protein — MGEKLPSIRTVQKMYHVSINTVKQAFLELESKSLINSRPRLGYYVSKTSQRRFSLPSVGMLSSSGGEKQPEDLIDKVYNSLKNKEVTQFSLGVPAQSMLPIAKLNKGVIHMIRKLDDGGTSYEPAQGSVNLRRSVAKWSMEFEGQLTEDDLVTTSGAMNAIFNCLLAVTKPGDTIAIETPVYFGTIQVAKSLGLQVIEIPAHPLTGIDMDALRKYLPRINVCCFTANFSNPLGSLMPEDHKIQLVKLLTEHNIPLIEDDLYGNLYFGTTRPKPCKAYDEEGIVMWCGSFSKTLAPGYRVGWVAPGKFKSKIIRQKLLQTISTPILYQEVIADFMEHGRYDHHLHQFRNKLYANCLQYQQAIEEYFPDNTKIGQPQGGFVLWLELDKRVDTAALYDTAMRHQISFAPGRMFTLQDRYHNCMRLNFALGWNERIYADLKCLGKIVKNAI; from the coding sequence CTGGGAGAAAAACTTCCTTCTATACGTACCGTACAGAAGATGTATCATGTGAGTATCAATACCGTTAAACAAGCTTTTCTCGAATTGGAGAGCAAATCGCTGATCAACTCTAGACCACGCCTTGGTTATTATGTCAGTAAAACTTCACAACGAAGATTTTCTCTTCCATCTGTGGGCATGTTGTCGTCATCAGGTGGCGAAAAGCAGCCTGAAGATCTTATCGATAAAGTTTATAATTCCTTAAAAAATAAAGAGGTCACTCAATTTTCCCTTGGTGTTCCGGCGCAAAGTATGCTTCCTATTGCCAAGCTTAATAAAGGAGTGATCCATATGATTAGGAAACTTGATGATGGAGGGACAAGTTATGAACCTGCTCAAGGAAGTGTCAATCTGAGGAGAAGTGTTGCCAAATGGAGTATGGAATTTGAAGGGCAGCTTACGGAAGATGATTTAGTAACGACATCTGGTGCTATGAATGCCATTTTTAACTGCTTGCTTGCTGTCACAAAACCAGGCGATACCATAGCGATTGAAACTCCGGTGTATTTTGGAACGATACAGGTTGCTAAATCTTTGGGTTTACAGGTCATTGAGATACCTGCACATCCGCTTACTGGCATTGATATGGATGCATTAAGAAAGTATCTGCCACGTATAAATGTGTGTTGTTTTACAGCAAATTTTAGCAACCCATTAGGAAGCTTGATGCCAGAAGATCATAAAATACAACTGGTTAAATTACTCACCGAGCATAATATTCCATTAATTGAAGATGATCTTTATGGCAATCTATACTTTGGAACCACTAGACCAAAGCCTTGTAAAGCGTATGATGAAGAGGGAATAGTCATGTGGTGTGGCTCTTTTTCCAAAACACTAGCACCAGGTTATCGAGTAGGCTGGGTTGCTCCCGGAAAGTTTAAGAGTAAGATCATTCGTCAGAAACTTCTACAGACGATTTCTACCCCTATACTCTATCAAGAAGTGATAGCCGATTTTATGGAACACGGCAGGTATGACCATCACCTGCATCAGTTTAGAAACAAACTCTACGCAAATTGCCTGCAATATCAACAAGCTATCGAGGAATATTTTCCTGACAATACTAAAATAGGTCAGCCACAAGGAGGCTTTGTGCTTTGGCTTGAGTTAGATAAAAGAGTTGATACCGCAGCATTATATGATACCGCTATGCGTCATCAAATTAGCTTTGCTCCCGGTAGAATGTTTACCCTCCAAGATCGTTATCACAACTGTATGCGACTCAACTTTGCTTTAGGTTGGAACGAACGGATTTATGCTGATTTGAAATGTTTAGGCAAAATTGTCAAAAATGCCATTTGA
- a CDS encoding DUF6688 family protein: protein MEIFIILSILSVPVIGYLIYRQIRQQVSTPTKIVEYIFIVALCLSFLLFCFGLMMYGSHHTEAIDIVDNGYSPFASEHSLTLIFLFGTALFGSIKLWLKGRSLPPLLFVLTLIFVVLGIIISFFVLLQISSNTQFYDAWLFGFLPVTNIITAITLIYKVIAEEATEASNKTYRNKFLNYLNQKMAHTAHQPLYVIILLIPIWIMIVAILMLFGQEADSISKVFTETTTWNFSTKTHPPFLDHRGHYLCTVAICGDPKVVKPLRLGKRHGYEIVVNRQLLIANAFEELISESWPAAHKIIRGLYDKYGYPLSKKVTSVERSNLVYRLMKPLEYFFLLCLYLYSEKPEEKIARQYQS from the coding sequence ATGGAAATCTTTATTATACTATCTATACTATCAGTTCCAGTAATCGGCTATTTGATTTATAGGCAAATTCGACAACAGGTTAGTACTCCTACAAAAATTGTGGAGTATATATTTATTGTTGCTTTATGCTTATCATTCCTTTTATTCTGTTTTGGGTTGATGATGTACGGATCACATCACACAGAAGCGATAGATATCGTTGACAATGGTTATTCTCCATTTGCTTCGGAACATAGTTTAACCCTCATTTTCTTATTTGGAACAGCTCTTTTTGGATCGATAAAACTCTGGTTAAAAGGGAGATCACTACCCCCTTTGTTATTTGTACTAACATTGATTTTTGTCGTCCTTGGTATCATAATTAGTTTTTTTGTATTATTACAGATTTCTTCTAACACGCAATTTTACGATGCTTGGTTGTTTGGCTTTTTACCTGTCACCAACATCATAACGGCTATAACTTTAATTTACAAAGTCATTGCTGAAGAGGCAACGGAAGCTTCGAATAAAACTTATCGGAATAAGTTTCTCAATTACCTGAATCAAAAGATGGCTCATACAGCTCATCAACCTTTGTATGTTATTATTTTGCTGATACCTATATGGATAATGATAGTGGCTATCCTGATGTTATTTGGACAGGAAGCGGATTCGATATCAAAAGTATTTACGGAAACTACAACCTGGAATTTTTCAACAAAAACTCATCCTCCATTTTTAGATCATAGAGGGCATTATTTATGTACTGTTGCCATATGTGGTGATCCCAAAGTCGTAAAACCACTGCGTTTAGGAAAAAGACATGGGTATGAAATCGTTGTAAACAGACAGTTGCTCATTGCTAATGCTTTTGAAGAATTGATCTCGGAAAGTTGGCCTGCGGCACATAAAATCATAAGAGGGTTGTACGATAAATACGGTTACCCTTTGTCTAAAAAGGTCACGTCCGTGGAAAGATCAAACTTGGTATATAGATTAATGAAACCCCTAGAATATTTTTTTCTCTTATGTCTGTACTTGTATAGTGAAAAACCTGAAGAAAAAATTGCCAGGCAATATCAAAGCTAG